Within Macaca nemestrina isolate mMacNem1 chromosome 12, mMacNem.hap1, whole genome shotgun sequence, the genomic segment CCGCAGGGGGGCGGCTGGAGGAGGGGCTGATGGCCAGGAGGGGCTATGGGGGTGGGGTGTCATGCCCACTCTGAACTCAAGCCCCAACGGTGTCTCACAGGCCAGGCTTAGCCTCCCCACTGCATCACCAGCCCtcggtggtggcaggcaccctgGGAAAGAGCCGTGAGAGCCAGCTCCCTGACACCCTGGGCGGGAGGTTCCGGGCCCCAGGCACAGATGCCATCTCCCTTGGCAAGCCTGGCAGGGCGGGGCCTGCTGCGGTGACCTGTGGCCCCATTCCCAGGCTCCTCCTGTGCTTGAAAACTTTCTGGAGCAGGGAAGAGACTCAGCCCAGTGCCCCGGGAAGCACCCTGTGCAGCCCCCTGCATGGCTGAGAGGTCCTCGGGGAATGGCCCAGTGGGTGGAGAGAGCTGCATTTGCTCCAAAGGCTGGGCAGGTGGCAGGGAGTGGGGGACTGGAGGTTAGAAGCCAGCAGGTGGAAAGGAGGGGTGTTTGGGGGAGTATTTCACCAGACTATGCAAGGTGCAGACTGCACCGTGAGGTTGGGATGGGTCAGGAGAGATGAGAGGTCATGGCTGTGTCCAGGAAGTGGGCAGCCGGCCCAGGGAGCTGCCCAGGGCCTGACTACCCCCATGCACCCCCCAGGGGCCATGCTGGGCCTCTGTGCATCTGTGCAGCCACTGCTCCGAACGCTGGGGCCCACCGTCGGCGGCTTCCTGTACCGAAGCTTTGGCGTCCCTGTCTTCGGCCACGTGCAGGTTGCTATCAATGTCCTTGTCCTTCTGGTCCTCTGGAGGAAACCTATGCCCCAGAGGAAGGACAAAGTCCGGTGACTGCTGCCCAGACACAGACTGGCAATAAACTCCTACTAAATCCCTCCAACCTCTTCCGGTCTGGTTTCTGCAGGCTGTCGCATGGTCTGCCTGTGTCCTTCAGTGAGGGATGGGGCCTCGGGGCTGgagggcttcctagaggagggGGCCTACAGCTGGGCAAAGCTCTGGGAAGGACAGAATCACCCAAATTGGCTCACCGTTATTAGTACAGTCCGCCCACAAAGGAGTTCCCCTGCTGCCACACACACAGCTCTTGCTCACACCCGGAGCAATGGGGAGCTCACTGCCCAACCCCCGCCCACAGTGTGCCTGCCcaaaagcagaaacaggtttCTTTAAAAGATCAGGGaacctggctgggcgcagtggctcacgcctgtaatcccagcactttgggaggctgaggcaggcggatcatgaggtcaagagatggaaaccatcctggccaacatggtgaaattcttgctttactaaaaatattttttaaaaaattagctgggtgaggtggtgcacgcctatagtcccagctacttgggaagctgaggcaggagaatcgcttgaacccaggaggcagaggttgcagtgagctgagatcccaccattgcattccagcctggcagcagagcaagactctgtctcaaaaaaaaaaaaaaaaaaaaaaaaaaaaaggtcagggaACTGAGGCGTTCCTAGATGGCAGGAAAAATGCCCTCACTCTGCTGAACAGCCCAGCGCACAAACCCAAACCCTGTTCCCGGAACTGCACCAGGGAGGCTGCCAGCCACCCGAACCCCAGAACTGCACCACACACTGCCAGCCTCCCGAACCCCAGAGCTGCACCAGACACTGCCAGCCACCCGAACCCCAGAACTGCACCAGATATTGCCAGCCACATGAACCCCAGAACACCAGACACGGCCAGCCACCCGAACCCCAGAACTGCACCAGGGAGGCTGCCAGCCACCCGAACCCCAGAACTGCACCACACACTGCCAGCCTCCCGAACCCCAGAACTCCTCTGGTGTCCCCTTCTCTCAGCCTCTTTGACCTATAGCTCGATGGCCCCCAACATTTTctgcaccagggaccagtttcatggaagacagtttttccacagatgtGGCTGGGCAAGATGAAACTGTTTCACCccagatcatcaggtattaggTTCTCATGGGGAGTGCTCAACCTAGATCGCTCTTGTGCACCGTTCCCAACAGGGTTCTccctcctgtgagaatctaatgctgccgctgatctggCGGGAGGTAGAATTCAGGTGGTCGCTTGCcccgctgctcacctcctgctgtgtggcccggcTACGGACCAGTACCCATCCGTGGCCCAGGAATTGGGGGCCCCTTCTATAGCTGATTTGCTGGCCAGGCCATGCACTGTTGCCTTCCAGCCTCCTGACCACAGCACTTCCCGACCCCTCACCCCCACACCCTGGCCCTGGGTTCTGGAGAGAAGGAGAACTGGGCATGAGAAGGCCAGCCCAGCCGCTGTGACCGGTTGACCCATCTGGAGAGAACAGGCTTTCCACAGCCTCATCGAGGGTCTGCAGCTGCCCCCGAGACCACGAAGGCTGCCCCTTCTCTCCTCGGGCTGCTTTTAAAAGAAGCTGTTAAAACATGGACTCCCCAAACCTTAGAATTCCACTGTTCTCAGAATTTGAAGAATTCCAAAATTCCTCAAACAAGAAGTGGCCTCAGTGAGCCAAGGGCCATCAACCCTCTTTGCCTAAAGCTCAGGCCAGATCATGCCTATGCTTGAAGATCCCAGGGGCAAGGGCTCTCCTCTTGACCTTGGATATCCATCCAGGTGAGGCTCTGGTGGGGCAGCCAGGAGGCCCAGGAGCCCAGCCAGGCAGCGTCCCCTGCTGCTCTTTTCCGCTTTTTGCAGGATCCCCTCTCTCATTTGCACAGGGGCTTCACAAATTGTGTTCGGGAGAAACTTCCTTGCAGGAAATAGTTTCTTCTGGACCTAGCACCAACACTCCTACGGGCCATGCAGCGAAGGGCTAGCACCCTTCTCGCCCTGACCCCGGACCAGCTAGGAGGCTTCGTTGGCCCCCTAGCAACAGAGATTAGGGCCCAATTCTGGTACTTCTCTGCCTCCCCTACTGGCATCCCTCCAACCACGAAGGTTCCAGAAATGAAGGCCCCATTGTGGGGCGAGGAGTCATGCCTATACCCCTTATCACCTCCTCAGCTTGTTCATCACCAGGAGCCCTTCTGGGTGGGGGACACACTTCCCAAACCCTAACTGTCTCAGACCATCCCTGTCTTTCGGGGAGCACTGCCAGACCGGAGGGCAGAAAGCCGTGGTCAGCTATCTCAGAAAGAGGGGCAGGGGTTTGCTGCACTCAGGCCTCTCCACCCCAATGTCCTGGGCCAGCACCTGGACGtgcagggacctctgcctcctgcgccACCATCGGAGACAGCCCAGAACTCTCTCCTATTCCCCCAAAAGCAAAGGCGACCCTGCCGGCCCCACACTGCGGGCACTGGCCAGGAGCGACTGGCAGCAGGCAACCGGAGGGCTGAGCACTTCCCTCTGGTCTGGCTGCGCGGGTGGTATGTGGGCAGGAAGGGCTGCTGGGGAACATCCCCCCACCACAGGCAGCAGCAGCTCGGACCCAGGGCCCTTGTCCTCCCCAGGCTCAATTCCTCAGGACACACCAAGGAGCAGAAGGTAGCCAGGGTCAAGCCCCAGGGCACTTCCTGGCCTCTGGGGAGGATACTTGGAAAAGAGGGTGTGGACCAGGCCCAGCAGATGACacgattcatttattcattcaaagcCAGTTCCCAGCGCCTTTCACGCCAGCCCCGCAGGACTGGATGAGGGTGTCCTGCCCACCCATTCCTGGGCCTCCACCCTCCCAGCAGGAACGTCACTGAGCCACAGCCGAATGGTAGAAAAGCAAACTGGCCAAGTGATTTATTTGCAATGGGCACAGTGATGcaaaaacaagatattaagacTATAAAATATGTGACTACAAAGAACCAGcgaaataaatacatagatattaGATAGTCCAATAACTTAAGGCGCCCGTGCAACGGAGCAAGGATCCGCGAGCACGGGAAGTTCTGCTGCTGCGGGGCTGGAGAGCGCCGGCCACGTCCTAGCCTCGGTCTGACTCGTCCAGCGTACGGCCCTGTGGGGAAAGGACTGGGTCAGGGAGCTGTGCCAGGGCCGGTCGGGGTCCAGCCTGAGGGGCCCCGAGACCCTGACGCGAGGGGGCCAGCGCGATTGCGGGGCGCCGGGTCCCCCAAGGAGATGCAgctcccccgccccccgccccccgccccgccgTCTGACGTTGAAGTGGTTTTTCCCAAAGGCCCCCGTCCGGGCTGTTAGGGCGCGGGGCTCGCCGGGGCGCGGGCAGGCACTCACAGCGGCGGGCTCATGGCGTGCGGGGCTTGGGTTGCGGGGATGGCCCGGAGGGCTCGGAGGCTGCGGCGGCCACGGCGGCCTCGGCGGCCTCGGCGGGTGCGGCGAGCGCGGCGGGTGCGGTGCGTTCCTGGCGGCTGCGAAAGTCCTGCAGGGCGCGGCGGTTCTGGAAATCGATGAGCGCCAGCGCGATGGCCGCGTTCCAGCAGCTCTCGCCCGCGCAGCGGAAGTCGATCTCCTTGTGGTCGGTGGTGACGATGGTGAAGTACACGTACTTGCCGGTGCGCTCCACGCAGTCCACCTTGAGGATGGAGTGGAAGCGCAGCTCCTTGGGGCGCGCGCGGGGGCTGGCGGGGAACAGGCTCAGGCGGTCGGAGGTGAGCACGCCGCGCTTCTTCTTCCATAGCTGGAAGAGGCTGTCGCTGCGCTTCTCCAGCTCGCCCTCGCGTAGCACCTCGTCGGGGGACTTCATGTCGTGCCGGGCGTGGGACTGGGAGCGGCAATGCGAGAGGCAACTTGGGAGGTGGCGGCGCCGGATCTGCTCCTCGTGGCCCCGGCGCGGCCTTTATAGCtgcccctccccgccccgccccgccccggcccTCGGGCCACCCCGCCTGCCCGCGCCCCGCGCGCCCCAGGCCATACCCTCCCCAAGCCCAGCCGTCCGGACCCGCACGTCCGCGCTCTGGTCGGTCCCCGGCCGTCCCCTCCCATCTCAGAAGCCCGCGCTCCTGTTGCCCCCAATGCCCCAGCTGTCCAGCCCCGTGGGGTGACTCGAGGTCCCGCCCTGCCCGGGCGCTCGCCCGCACCGTCTCTCAGGCCGGCCCCGCGGAAGAATGCGCTGCAACCAGCCCTACCCGCGGTGACTCACGCCAGGGAGCCCCGGGAAGCACCCCCGGGCCCGGGGCCGGCCCACCGTGGGGAGACAGCGGGGTCCAGACCTTCACCCTCCAGGCGCCCC encodes:
- the LOC105469762 gene encoding pleckstrin homology-like domain family A member 2 gives rise to the protein MKSPDEVLREGELEKRSDSLFQLWKKKRGVLTSDRLSLFPASPRARPKELRFHSILKVDCVERTGKYVYFTIVTTDHKEIDFRCAGESCWNAAIALALIDFQNRRALQDFRSRQERTAPAALAAPAEAAEAAVAAAASEPSGPSPQPKPRTP